In the Paenibacillus sp. FSL H7-0357 genome, one interval contains:
- a CDS encoding ABC transporter substrate-binding protein, with the protein MKKWLITALTLVTVSGLAAGCGGNSGNSGDANEGKSGTEQGGKSAKKTELTFWGDWGGEGQKQFETMVDAFNKSQDKIHVKYVLQQDMITKFLTAATNGGAPDVLFWDRWRTSLYAPKNVLHPVDDYLTRDGISKDDFYSESLNELSYDNKLYGLPLTVDARALFYNKKLLAEAGLQPPTTWDELEAAAAKLTKWNGDKLEVAGFSMADLGLFNMYLQQAGGTMLTEDGKTNFNNKQGKQVLEFWDRMMNKDKVYKVGFELGLGEGQDAFVTGKVAMLYSGPWMLSTYNKYGKDLEYGVVPPPAGPNGDKGSVMGGFGLVIPEGSKHHDEAWEFIKWWTANKDNALLWAKTSLNLPGFKPSMEDPFFKDDPLWKPFMETLEFAKVRPSHPGYSVMETDALAPNLQLNQQNKLSIEDTLKKSQEQGDQMLKDNEVVK; encoded by the coding sequence ATGAAGAAATGGTTGATTACAGCACTTACTCTGGTGACGGTCTCTGGTCTGGCCGCCGGGTGTGGCGGTAATTCTGGCAATTCCGGGGATGCCAATGAAGGGAAAAGCGGAACAGAGCAAGGCGGCAAGAGTGCAAAGAAGACAGAGCTTACTTTCTGGGGGGACTGGGGCGGAGAAGGCCAGAAGCAGTTCGAAACGATGGTCGATGCTTTTAACAAATCGCAGGATAAAATTCACGTGAAATACGTGCTGCAGCAGGATATGATCACTAAATTTCTTACTGCAGCCACGAACGGCGGTGCTCCTGACGTACTTTTCTGGGACCGCTGGCGGACTTCACTTTATGCGCCCAAAAATGTGCTGCATCCGGTGGATGACTATTTAACACGTGATGGGATCTCCAAAGATGATTTTTACAGCGAATCGCTGAACGAACTTTCTTACGACAATAAATTATACGGTCTGCCGCTTACAGTAGACGCTCGTGCACTATTCTACAATAAGAAGCTGCTGGCCGAAGCCGGGCTTCAGCCGCCGACGACTTGGGATGAGCTTGAAGCGGCGGCTGCGAAGCTGACGAAATGGAACGGAGACAAGCTTGAAGTAGCAGGCTTCTCCATGGCAGACCTGGGATTGTTCAACATGTATCTCCAGCAGGCGGGCGGCACCATGCTGACCGAAGACGGGAAGACCAACTTCAACAATAAGCAGGGTAAGCAGGTGCTCGAATTCTGGGACCGGATGATGAACAAAGATAAAGTGTACAAAGTGGGCTTTGAGCTGGGGCTCGGAGAAGGCCAGGATGCCTTTGTTACCGGAAAAGTCGCTATGCTCTATTCAGGCCCATGGATGCTCAGCACTTACAATAAATACGGTAAAGACCTGGAATACGGCGTTGTTCCTCCGCCAGCAGGCCCTAACGGTGACAAAGGCAGTGTGATGGGCGGCTTCGGCCTGGTTATTCCTGAGGGCTCCAAGCATCACGATGAGGCCTGGGAATTTATCAAATGGTGGACGGCTAACAAAGACAACGCTCTGCTGTGGGCTAAGACCAGCTTGAACCTGCCTGGCTTCAAGCCTTCGATGGAGGACCCGTTCTTCAAGGATGATCCGCTGTGGAAACCTTTTATGGAAACCCTGGAATTTGCTAAGGTCCGCCCGTCACATCCCGGCTATTCCGTGATGGAGACGGACGCCTTGGCGCCGAATCTTCAGCTTAACCAGCAGAACAAACTGAGTATTGAGGACACACTTAAGAAGTCTCAGGAGCAGGGAGACCAAATGCTTAAGGATAACGAAGTTGTGAAGTGA
- a CDS encoding DUF4179 domain-containing protein, with amino-acid sequence MNQYIEKDKNIPLPDYDLMWTAIEKEAYQRQINLQPSQNIPRHRAKVVPISIVFSCILLVAIPVYASVTINWDKIGGRSVTNALKNGIGQQYDLQASSSGVTMNLNGVVTDGEKMKMLISLDTKTDLSQYIGIATEKNTMTSESGSEAKVYGNLEYDPESKKLLGVYETPDTLKDDKKDYKFEAQNLIFLRNRDIPLESNPQAGDTIVTGSTQYPTLHIESVRQASNQTIIRYRVAASPADLGRGTPQLVINAGGQVKEAVPTIMPSEGSDLFIEQVFDMTEPDWKDASLHFSYIEEAKRISGSWKFDFKADGKKASEAMYTKKLYTSPEVQKKTGITFDQLVITPLVIQILINEEESLKKGIVHYKTAQLVIGDKTIAGDRVLKGDHPESYQHLFEFESSEWYKDWSDVPMKLKLKDAVIEKRDTSKNWITLNKPKKEKQFAKLNVDGFDIQFTYYIEGGNLMVESHSKSPGFKGVNQTTVRINGKEIVPEITPKGMVSTGVNIDSYKGIPFDDKIELNPGIYKYSDPSRNEEVKL; translated from the coding sequence ATGAATCAGTATATTGAAAAGGATAAGAACATTCCTCTGCCGGATTATGATTTAATGTGGACAGCCATAGAAAAAGAAGCATATCAACGCCAAATAAATCTGCAGCCTTCGCAGAATATTCCTAGACATCGTGCGAAGGTTGTTCCCATCAGTATCGTTTTCTCATGTATCTTGCTTGTCGCCATTCCTGTATACGCTAGTGTGACGATCAATTGGGATAAAATTGGCGGCCGTAGTGTGACCAATGCATTAAAAAACGGTATCGGCCAGCAGTATGATCTCCAAGCTTCCAGTTCTGGAGTTACAATGAACTTGAACGGTGTGGTGACGGATGGAGAAAAAATGAAAATGCTCATATCTTTGGATACTAAAACAGACCTAAGCCAATATATTGGAATTGCTACAGAGAAAAATACCATGACAAGTGAATCCGGTAGCGAGGCAAAAGTATACGGCAATTTAGAATACGACCCGGAAAGCAAGAAACTCCTTGGTGTATACGAAACCCCTGATACATTAAAGGATGATAAAAAAGACTACAAATTTGAAGCGCAAAATCTTATTTTTCTCCGTAATAGGGATATTCCCTTAGAATCTAACCCTCAAGCCGGAGATACGATTGTTACCGGATCTACACAGTATCCAACCCTCCATATTGAATCCGTTCGACAAGCTTCAAATCAAACCATTATCCGCTATAGAGTCGCTGCTTCACCAGCTGACTTGGGACGCGGCACCCCGCAACTGGTAATTAATGCTGGTGGTCAAGTGAAAGAAGCAGTTCCTACCATCATGCCTAGCGAAGGTTCGGATTTGTTTATTGAACAGGTATTCGATATGACTGAACCCGATTGGAAGGATGCCAGTCTTCATTTTAGTTACATTGAAGAAGCAAAACGGATTTCGGGCAGTTGGAAGTTTGATTTTAAAGCAGATGGAAAAAAGGCAAGTGAAGCTATGTACACTAAGAAATTGTACACCAGTCCTGAAGTCCAAAAAAAGACAGGCATAACGTTTGATCAGCTGGTGATTACCCCTTTAGTTATCCAGATCCTAATCAATGAAGAAGAGTCGCTTAAAAAAGGAATTGTCCACTACAAAACTGCTCAGCTGGTTATAGGGGATAAAACAATCGCCGGGGATCGGGTTTTAAAAGGAGATCATCCCGAAAGCTATCAGCATTTATTTGAATTTGAATCTTCGGAGTGGTATAAGGACTGGTCTGATGTTCCAATGAAACTTAAATTAAAAGATGCTGTCATTGAAAAACGGGATACCTCTAAGAATTGGATCACGCTAAATAAACCTAAGAAAGAAAAGCAGTTCGCCAAACTTAATGTGGATGGATTTGATATTCAATTCACGTATTATATTGAGGGCGGAAATTTGATGGTCGAGTCCCATTCCAAATCCCCTGGCTTCAAGGGTGTTAACCAAACTACGGTACGGATTAATGGCAAAGAAATAGTACCTGAAATTACACCTAAGGGTATGGTATCTACAGGGGTTAATATCGATAGCTACAAAGGTATTCCCTTTGATGACAAGATTGAACTGAACCCTGGTATCTATAAATACAGCGATCCAAGCCGGAACGAAGAAGTTAAACTCTAA
- a CDS encoding carbohydrate ABC transporter permease, with protein sequence MASMRKVERHQARTAYLFITPTVLLFVVFTIIPVVMALYLSFTNYDVLSRNDWIGLDNYRRLAHDDLLWKTFRNVFLYSLIFVPLNILISLLLGLLLSRAWRGVKLFRTFYYLPTLTSAVAAATVWIWLLHPEFGLINGLLSYVGITGPAWLSETRTAMLSIVLLTLWQSVGSNMIIYLAGLQGVPDYLYESARLDGANKMDCFRYITWPQLRPTTFLVSTMAIIGALQLFDQAFVLTQGGPANVTKTPVYLIYQQGFNQLQMGYASAQAFVLAMAILVFSLINMRISKAEESVI encoded by the coding sequence ATGGCTTCCATGAGAAAAGTGGAAAGACATCAGGCGCGGACTGCTTATTTGTTCATCACGCCTACAGTGCTGCTGTTCGTGGTCTTTACAATTATTCCAGTAGTAATGGCCTTATATCTCAGCTTTACCAATTATGATGTGCTTAGCCGAAATGACTGGATCGGGCTTGATAACTACCGGCGGCTGGCTCATGATGATCTGCTGTGGAAAACCTTCCGCAATGTGTTTCTGTATTCGCTGATTTTTGTGCCGCTCAATATTCTAATTTCACTGCTATTGGGACTGCTGCTCAGCCGGGCGTGGCGCGGGGTGAAGCTGTTCCGCACCTTTTATTATCTGCCTACGCTGACTTCAGCTGTCGCGGCAGCAACGGTATGGATCTGGCTGCTGCACCCGGAATTTGGGCTGATTAACGGTTTGCTCTCCTACGTTGGGATTACAGGTCCGGCCTGGCTGTCCGAGACAAGAACGGCCATGCTCTCAATAGTCCTGCTGACACTCTGGCAGTCCGTCGGCTCTAATATGATTATTTATCTGGCAGGTCTGCAAGGCGTTCCGGATTATCTGTATGAATCGGCCCGGCTGGATGGTGCCAACAAAATGGATTGCTTCCGGTATATCACTTGGCCGCAGTTACGGCCGACAACTTTCCTGGTCAGTACCATGGCCATCATCGGTGCACTGCAGCTGTTTGACCAGGCTTTTGTTCTGACGCAGGGAGGGCCGGCCAATGTCACGAAGACACCGGTCTATCTGATCTACCAGCAAGGCTTTAACCAGCTGCAAATGGGCTATGCTTCTGCGCAGGCATTTGTGCTGGCGATGGCCATCCTGGTCTTTTCACTGATCAATATGCGGATATCCAAAGCGGAAGAGTCAGTCATTTAA
- a CDS encoding MarR family winged helix-turn-helix transcriptional regulator, producing the protein MKEILREVGMIARALDSISNIEFKELDLTKGQYLYLVRIYENPGIIQEKLSEMIKVDRTTAARAIQKLEIQGFIEKKDDETNRKIKRLFTTEKGKQAYSFLKREGDHTDSVALAGFSEKEQETLFRLLLRVRKNVEVEWEFVKKGNKREY; encoded by the coding sequence ATGAAGGAGATACTTCGTGAAGTGGGAATGATTGCGAGGGCATTAGATTCTATAAGTAATATAGAGTTCAAGGAATTAGATCTTACAAAAGGGCAGTATTTATATCTGGTTCGAATATATGAGAATCCGGGAATTATTCAAGAAAAGCTGTCGGAAATGATAAAGGTGGACCGAACAACAGCAGCACGTGCGATTCAAAAGCTTGAAATCCAAGGCTTTATTGAAAAGAAAGACGATGAAACGAACAGAAAAATTAAAAGGCTATTTACAACTGAAAAAGGTAAGCAAGCGTACTCTTTTCTAAAGAGAGAAGGGGATCATACCGATTCGGTTGCGTTAGCAGGATTTTCTGAAAAAGAACAAGAAACATTGTTTCGTCTTCTACTAAGAGTCAGAAAAAATGTTGAGGTCGAGTGGGAATTCGTAAAGAAGGGGAATAAAAGGGAGTACTGA
- a CDS encoding RNA polymerase sigma factor — protein MTDREIFELYKEDVYYFCYYLMKNQADAEDISQEVFVKVILADRSKVRNLKSWILRIASNECNSLIRRRKTGVMKELRNYLLSRSQDSNPVEEHLNRRETKKEIQGLYSKLPDKIRMVVVLRFINELTVPEISKVMDIPEGTAKSRLNKGLKLLKGKMVGTQLKEMSSNESVY, from the coding sequence ATGACTGACCGGGAAATCTTCGAGCTGTATAAAGAAGATGTTTATTATTTTTGCTACTATTTGATGAAAAACCAGGCTGATGCTGAGGATATTAGCCAAGAGGTATTTGTCAAAGTGATTTTGGCAGATAGATCAAAGGTAAGAAACCTGAAATCGTGGATTTTGCGAATTGCTTCGAATGAGTGTAACAGCCTGATCAGAAGGCGTAAAACAGGAGTGATGAAAGAATTACGTAATTATTTACTATCCAGGTCTCAGGATTCCAACCCTGTCGAAGAGCATTTAAATCGCCGGGAAACAAAAAAAGAAATTCAAGGCTTATATAGTAAGCTTCCCGACAAAATCAGAATGGTAGTAGTCCTTCGTTTTATTAACGAATTAACTGTACCCGAGATCTCTAAAGTGATGGACATACCCGAAGGAACTGCAAAATCCAGACTAAATAAGGGGCTCAAGCTGTTAAAGGGCAAAATGGTTGGAACTCAACTAAAGGAGATGAGCAGCAATGAATCAGTATATTGA
- a CDS encoding glycoside hydrolase family 76 protein, which produces MKQLKIEPRLWEERADKAQEALDHYFWNEDMGMYNIETPCPNGECNTIFHYWWMAHAVDTLVDGLLRTRNRRYEERLASLHEGLLRRNGGSWPNELYDDMEWMALSWLRAYQATGKESYKQTSLILWQDIKTGWNDHMGGGIAWQKSQLDYKNTPANAPAAILAARLYQAFGDPQDLEWAERILSWQKKHLVDPETGFVWDGLNREGDGTIDKDWKYTYNQGVYIGAVIELYRITDQAGYLEDARQTFAAAVEELTGPQLRVLPDEGGGDGGLFKGILVRYTAELVKSDPEAREAASFLERNAELLWERGKAAESALFGTDWCHPPGGIVQLSSQLSGIKLLERMAELGTIIGE; this is translated from the coding sequence ATGAAGCAATTGAAAATTGAGCCACGACTGTGGGAGGAACGGGCGGACAAGGCGCAGGAAGCGCTGGATCATTATTTCTGGAACGAAGACATGGGCATGTACAACATTGAGACGCCTTGCCCGAATGGAGAATGCAACACTATATTTCACTATTGGTGGATGGCCCATGCCGTGGATACACTGGTGGACGGTCTGCTGCGGACAAGAAACAGACGGTACGAAGAACGTCTCGCCTCGCTGCATGAAGGTCTTCTCCGCCGCAATGGCGGAAGTTGGCCAAATGAGCTCTATGATGATATGGAATGGATGGCACTATCATGGCTACGTGCGTATCAGGCAACGGGGAAGGAGAGCTACAAGCAGACCTCATTAATTCTGTGGCAGGACATCAAGACGGGCTGGAACGATCATATGGGCGGCGGCATCGCCTGGCAGAAATCGCAGCTTGATTATAAAAACACCCCGGCCAACGCGCCTGCCGCCATCCTGGCTGCCCGGCTGTATCAGGCCTTCGGTGATCCGCAGGATCTAGAATGGGCAGAACGGATTCTAAGCTGGCAAAAGAAACATCTCGTCGACCCGGAGACCGGTTTTGTCTGGGATGGGCTGAACCGTGAGGGGGATGGCACAATCGATAAAGACTGGAAATACACCTACAATCAAGGAGTGTATATAGGCGCCGTAATTGAACTGTACCGGATTACGGATCAAGCCGGCTACCTTGAAGATGCCCGGCAGACCTTCGCCGCAGCCGTTGAAGAGCTAACCGGTCCGCAGCTCAGGGTGTTGCCGGATGAAGGAGGCGGAGATGGCGGTCTGTTCAAGGGCATACTGGTCCGCTATACAGCCGAACTTGTAAAGTCCGATCCTGAGGCCAGAGAAGCTGCATCCTTTCTTGAAAGAAATGCGGAACTGCTTTGGGAGAGAGGGAAGGCGGCGGAAAGTGCGTTGTTTGGAACGGACTGGTGCCACCCGCCCGGCGGCATTGTACAGCTAAGCTCCCAGCTCAGCGGCATAAAGCTGCTGGAGCGGATGGCTGAGCTTGGCACTATTATCGGTGAATAA
- a CDS encoding glycoside hydrolase family 76 protein: MDIFAEASAQADWKARADWFQRCLQQHYYNEETGIMNQWFPKAHIRPDDNFYYWWQAHVMDVLVDAYERTGDPAAPLRIREFSRCLRAYNGGTFSHNYYDDMEWTALALLRAYQATGEEEYKNAVLELWSDIQTAWNSHFGGGMAWKKDQLDYKNTPANAPAAILAARLYGLFRDPEDLEWAVRIYEWNKAHLVDPGSGFVWDGINRLGDGQIDYDWEFTYCQGVFLGAALELYRVIGEQQYADDALRTADTSIRRLCHPVTFMLPDEGVDDTGLFKGILIRYWVQLEKQFPGTLSIRKVILANAHALWTKGLDHELGLCGPSWEHKPLLPVQLSVQLSGLMLLEGAAALENQRNE; this comes from the coding sequence ATGGACATTTTTGCTGAAGCTTCAGCACAGGCTGATTGGAAGGCACGTGCGGACTGGTTCCAGCGCTGCCTTCAGCAGCATTATTACAATGAAGAGACCGGTATTATGAATCAGTGGTTTCCCAAAGCGCATATCCGTCCGGACGACAACTTCTATTATTGGTGGCAGGCCCATGTGATGGATGTGCTTGTCGATGCTTATGAACGTACGGGAGATCCCGCAGCTCCCCTGCGTATCCGCGAATTCAGCCGTTGTCTGCGTGCTTATAATGGCGGTACCTTTTCCCATAATTATTATGATGATATGGAGTGGACGGCACTTGCGCTGCTGCGGGCGTACCAGGCTACCGGGGAAGAAGAATACAAGAATGCTGTGCTGGAGCTGTGGTCTGATATTCAAACCGCGTGGAACAGCCATTTCGGGGGAGGAATGGCCTGGAAGAAGGATCAGCTGGATTATAAGAACACCCCGGCTAATGCGCCCGCCGCCATTCTGGCTGCCCGTTTGTACGGATTATTCCGGGATCCGGAGGATCTGGAATGGGCGGTCCGTATTTACGAATGGAACAAAGCCCATCTGGTGGATCCCGGCTCAGGCTTTGTATGGGACGGAATCAACAGGCTGGGAGACGGCCAGATTGATTATGACTGGGAATTCACTTACTGCCAGGGAGTGTTTCTTGGAGCGGCGCTTGAACTGTACCGTGTTATAGGAGAGCAGCAATATGCAGACGATGCTCTGCGGACAGCCGACACAAGCATACGCCGATTGTGCCACCCGGTTACATTCATGCTGCCTGATGAAGGCGTTGACGACACCGGATTGTTCAAAGGAATTCTGATCCGCTACTGGGTTCAGCTGGAGAAGCAGTTTCCTGGAACACTGTCTATCCGTAAAGTTATTCTGGCGAATGCCCATGCTTTATGGACGAAAGGACTGGACCACGAGCTGGGACTCTGCGGCCCTTCTTGGGAGCATAAGCCTTTACTTCCGGTTCAGCTCAGCGTGCAGCTGAGTGGATTGATGCTGCTTGAAGGTGCAGCCGCTTTGGAAAATCAGCGGAACGAGTGA
- a CDS encoding YojF family protein: protein MLPIHPQDIQTVIDRLTGQELYLHLELTTGAYASHLDSSRPTASAFITNAAVSYTHGSISGTGPYRVGLKTANGWIYAEGLTHVDENEHERLIMAGHDSQGKLIVSLQLSREKF, encoded by the coding sequence ATGCTACCGATACATCCTCAAGACATCCAAACTGTGATCGACCGCCTCACCGGTCAGGAACTTTACCTGCACCTTGAACTCACGACAGGCGCCTATGCCAGTCATTTGGATAGCAGCCGGCCAACGGCTTCGGCGTTCATCACCAATGCGGCCGTCTCATATACGCACGGCTCCATCTCCGGCACAGGTCCTTACCGGGTCGGATTAAAGACAGCAAACGGCTGGATCTATGCAGAGGGCCTTACGCATGTTGATGAGAATGAGCATGAACGTCTAATCATGGCTGGGCACGACAGTCAAGGAAAGCTAATTGTGTCATTGCAATTAAGCCGGGAAAAGTTCTAA
- the bshB2 gene encoding bacillithiol biosynthesis deacetylase BshB2: MNTKQAKHERILVVFPHPDDEAFVASGTLAMYIEGGAQVTYACLTLGEMGRNMGIPPFASRVSLPAIRKEELTASCHAIGIQDLRMLGFHDKMIEFEDQQLLDSRILSLLQELTPSLVITFYPGYSVHPDHDATGAAVIRTISRLPAAERPLVYCSAFASNHEMVIGKADVTVDVTAFLVKKMASITAHRSQFQAAELVGNRELSDEEIRERFGTEQFWTYRFDSSL; this comes from the coding sequence ATGAATACTAAACAAGCCAAACATGAGCGCATCTTAGTGGTATTTCCCCATCCCGATGACGAAGCATTCGTTGCATCAGGGACATTGGCTATGTACATAGAAGGCGGCGCTCAAGTCACGTATGCTTGTCTGACACTAGGGGAGATGGGCCGCAATATGGGCATCCCGCCGTTCGCGAGCCGTGTCAGCTTGCCAGCAATCCGCAAGGAGGAACTGACAGCGTCTTGCCATGCGATTGGCATTCAAGACTTAAGGATGCTCGGCTTCCATGATAAAATGATTGAGTTCGAAGACCAGCAGCTGCTGGACTCCCGCATCCTGTCACTGCTCCAGGAATTGACCCCGTCGCTGGTCATCACCTTCTATCCAGGGTACAGTGTGCATCCCGATCATGATGCCACCGGGGCCGCCGTCATCCGAACCATCAGCCGGCTCCCCGCGGCAGAACGGCCGCTTGTGTACTGCAGCGCCTTCGCCAGCAATCACGAGATGGTAATCGGGAAAGCAGATGTGACCGTAGACGTAACAGCATTCCTTGTTAAGAAAATGGCTTCGATTACAGCGCACCGTTCGCAATTCCAAGCGGCGGAACTCGTCGGGAACCGGGAGCTGAGTGATGAAGAAATCCGCGAACGGTTCGGCACAGAACAGTTCTGGACCTACCGGTTCGATTCATCTCTATGA
- a CDS encoding carbohydrate ABC transporter permease — protein MGVTGGSALKRGINKSIYYIVCIVIAVAMFLPFYWSVLTSLKPDEEIFAMPIQWFPKHLTFDHYRKAFSTVPFALFFWNSLVLAVSGVLANLFFGSLSGYAFAKLKFRLNKPVFRVLLAAMMIPGIVTMIPTVYVMRHIPFAGGNDLFGSGGNGLMNSFWGIILPGASGTFAVFFMRQFFLTLPSDMLEMARIEGCGEFKIFWRIYLPLTKPALATLSIFTFQAGWNSFLWPMIVLNDPDKATIQMGLQAFSYNFQTDYGPMMAGALVAILPILVLFLALQRYFVQGIAFSGIKG, from the coding sequence ATGGGTGTTACCGGCGGCTCCGCCCTGAAGCGGGGCATTAACAAATCCATTTATTATATCGTATGTATCGTTATTGCTGTTGCCATGTTCCTGCCATTCTATTGGAGCGTACTAACGTCCCTGAAACCGGATGAGGAGATCTTTGCGATGCCGATCCAATGGTTTCCGAAGCATTTGACCTTTGATCATTACCGCAAAGCATTCTCGACCGTGCCATTTGCTTTATTTTTCTGGAATTCGCTTGTTCTTGCCGTATCCGGTGTACTGGCCAATTTATTCTTTGGCTCACTCAGCGGCTACGCTTTTGCGAAGCTGAAATTCAGGCTCAATAAGCCGGTTTTCCGGGTGCTCCTGGCTGCGATGATGATCCCCGGCATCGTAACCATGATTCCGACCGTTTATGTGATGCGCCATATTCCATTCGCCGGAGGCAATGATCTTTTCGGCAGTGGCGGCAACGGACTGATGAACTCCTTCTGGGGCATTATTCTGCCGGGCGCATCCGGGACGTTCGCGGTGTTCTTCATGCGGCAATTTTTCCTCACCCTGCCCAGCGACATGCTGGAAATGGCCCGGATTGAGGGCTGCGGTGAATTTAAGATCTTTTGGCGCATTTATCTGCCGCTCACCAAACCTGCACTGGCTACCTTAAGCATCTTTACCTTTCAGGCAGGGTGGAACAGTTTCCTTTGGCCGATGATCGTCTTAAATGATCCGGATAAAGCGACCATTCAAATGGGGCTGCAGGCCTTTTCCTATAACTTTCAGACCGATTACGGGCCGATGATGGCCGGTGCTCTGGTCGCGATTCTGCCGATATTGGTGCTCTTTTTGGCCCTGCAGCGTTATTTTGTACAGGGCATTGCGTTCAGCGGTATTAAAGGGTAA